The Pochonia chlamydosporia 170 chromosome 1, whole genome shotgun sequence genome window below encodes:
- a CDS encoding SET domain-containing protein 5 (similar to Colletotrichum gloeosporioides Nara gc5 XP_007276357.1) — protein MESKVKSSVFALQDVPGKGKGLVATETIPKGTRILSERPLIRVPRDQPESKKLFESVLQQVHALDDVQLQAFLSLRNIHKGKTTSEQYMGIIRTNGLPIGLDGLEAGIFVNACRINHACDNNAQKNWNENIKCHTVHALRDIPEGEEITVFYLRVVESREQRQAALQEKFHFTCCCRLCSLDPALSRKSDQRLEEILKLDQLISRGGLEAIIKSPLQVLRYVDQQIVIAHGDLARGKIFAERAVSSWLVMAGDDSTEVVQYGQWSRDPSYLELYGMSMKWKTAVGEKPAGLDLNAFEDWLWRRKTTKKKSKKTKKKPSNQPKAFTDRETFPSFKDLPNDKQNGTASHKAGDKLNPSSLDAWCILGEIMEVKGLPHSWMEVKDIDGTKFPVYFHTERGSEELVFGLAQKGHTVAILLASRHLFVSGEVGIRHENPRLLKVFPMPLARLLALKEHVRQSIPDANGSRTCHGCGTRSVSLKRCSKCLAAWYCNASCQSVGWSKSGHKADCKCLQDPDLRGLAVLGLSNFDGNIQFPLPSAESFEICSPEADLQSKQVALQTGTLDVAKRASELALSSDKKVAEAVEKQYAVRAISGKGLGLVATTKIAKGSRILAESPIFRVPRDEYSFQAVELVVSQNVRGLNAKEREQSFALHNIYGSEHSIAMGISRTNALPLGSDASEGGLFLEASRINHSCKHNAQNTWNSNLGKITIHAIRNIEEGEEITISYLAGSENYAARQSRLKAAFEFVCTCELCLQPGPCRQQSDNRLGRITKLDQQIGDGIRIVSTPLACLSDAHTLLGLLGEEDIVDARVPRVYYDALQIAIANGDEARAKVFAERAKAAWLVLQGEDGPDTLRLKGYAEDPTTHMLYRTTMKWKQVAAKIPRNLDPKEFEDWLWKRKQSR, from the exons ATGGAAAGTAAAGTGAAAAGCTCAGTTTTCGCCCTTCAAGATGTTCCCGGTAAGGGTAAGGGCCTTGTTGCGACTGAAACTATTCCTAAAGGTACACGGATCTTATCTGAGAGACCATTAATCCGAGTGCCTCGTGACCAGCCAGAAAGCAAAAAACTGTTTGAGTCAGTTCTCCAGCAAGTCCATGCTCTCGATGACGTCCAGCTGCAAGCGTTCCTATCGCTTCGAAACATTCACAAAGGCAAAACTACTTCCGAGCAGTACATGGGAATAATTCGAACCAATGGCCTCCCAATCGGACTTGATGGGCTCGAAGCAGGAATCTTTGTCAATGCATGTCGTATAAACCATGCCTGCGATAATAACGCGCAGAAGAATTGGAACGAGAACATTAAGTGCCATACGGTACATGCGCTGAGAGATATCCCGGAGGGGGAAGAGATCACCGTTTTCTATCTTCGTGTCGTTGAGAGCCGCGAGCAGCGTCAAGCAGCTCTACAGGAGAAATTTCACTTTACATGTTGCTGCCGCCTGTGCTCTTTAGATCCAGCACTAAGCCGTAAAAGTGATCAAAGACTGGAAGAGATTCTGAAGCTGGACCAGCTCATCAGCCGAGGTGGACTGGAGGCGATCATAAAGTCGCCCTTACAGGTCCTTCGGTATGTTGATCAGCAG ATTGTCATTGCTCACGGGGACCTGGCAAGAGGAAAGATCTTCGCGGAGAGGGCGgtttcatcatggctggtgatggctgGTGATGATAGCACCGAGGTGGTTCAGTATGGACAGTGGTCTAGGGATCCGTCGTACCTTGAGCTGTATGGAATGTCGATGAAGTGGAAAACCGCAGTGGGCGAAAAACCGGCTGGGCTTGATCTGAATGCATTTGAAGACTGGCTCTGGcggaggaagacgacgaagaagaagtcgaaaAAGACGAAAAAGAAGCCTTCAAACCAGCCAAAGGCATTTACGGACCGTGAGACCTTTCCCAGCTTCAAAGATCTCCCGAACGACAAGCAAAATGGTACAGCCTCCCACAAAGCCGGCGACAAGCTGAACCCGTCATCGCTAGACGCTTGGTGCATCTTAGGGGAGATTATGGAAGTCAAAGGCCTCCCTCATTCATGGATGGAAGTAAAAGATATTGATGGGACGAAATTCCCTGTGTACTTCCATACAGAGCGTGGGAGCGAAGAattggtgtttgggttggCGCAGAAGGGTCACACAGTGGCCATTCTTTTGGCATCGCGCCATTTGTTTGTTTCCGGCGAAGTTGGCATTCGTCATGAGAACCCCCGGCTTCTTAAG GTATTTCCAATGCCACTTGCCCGCCTGCTAGCTCTGAAAGAACATGTTCGTCAGTCCATACCAGATGCCAACGGCTCCAGGACTTGCCACGGGTGCGGTACAAGGTCAGTGTCTCTGAAACGATGTAGCAAATGCCTCGCTGCCTGGTATTGCAACGCA TCTTGTCAGAGTGTTGGCTGGAGCAAGAGCGGCCACAAGGCTGACTGCAAATGTCTCCAAGATCCTGATTTGCGAGGGCTGGCTGTTCTGGGTTTGAGCAATTTTGATGGCAATATCCAATTCCCATTGCCGTCCGCCGAGAGCTTTGAGATATGCTCACCGGAAGCCGACTTGCAGTCTAAACAGGTTGCTCTACAGACTGGCACTCTAGATGTGGCAAAACGGGCCTCCGAACTGGCCCTCTCGAGCGACAAAAAGGTAGCAGAAGCGGTTGAAAAACAATATGCAGTCCGGGCCATCTCCGGAAAAGGATTGGGTCTTGTTGCTACAACGAAGATTGCCAAGGGTAGCCGTATCTTGGCGGAGAGCCCGATTTTCAGGGTTCCGAGAGATGAGTACAGCTTTCAAGCTGTCGAGCTTGTCGTTTCTCAGAATGTCCGAGGGCTTAATGCGAAAGAAAGAGAGCAATCCTTTGCTTTACATAATATTTACGGCAGCGAACATAGCATTGCAATGGGCATTTCCAGGACGAATGCGCTTCCACTGGGGTCTGACGCAAGTGAAGGAGGCTTGTTCCTGGAAGCATCCCGAATCAATCATTCCTGCAAGCACAACGCTCAGAACACATGGAACAGCAACCTCGGTAAGATCACCATTCATGCTATTAGAAATATAGAGGAAGGGGAGGAAATCACGATATCTTACCTTGCTGGATCAGAGAACTACGCCGCCAGACAGTCACGACTAAAGGCTGCCTTCGAGTTTGTTTGTACCTGCGAACTTTGTTTGCAGCCTGggccttgtcgtcaacaGAGCGACAACCGGCTTGGAAGAATAACGAAACTTGACCAGCAGATCGGGGATGGCATACGGATTGTTTCCACGCCACTAGCATGTCTCAGTGACGCGCATACTCTGTTGGGCCTGTtaggagaagaagacataGTTGACGCGAGAGTGCCAAGGGTCTACTATGATGCGCTTCAAATTGCGATTGCTAATGGAGATGAGGCTAGAGCCAAAGTATTCGCGGAGAGAGCGAAGGCCGCGTGGCTGGTTCTTCAGGGAGAAGACGGTCCCGACACGCTCCGATTAAAGGGGTATGCGGAAGACCCTACGACTCACATGCTGTACAGGACCACGATGAAGTGGAAGCAAGTAGCGGCGAAGATACCACGGAATCTTGACCCGAAAGAATTTGAAGACTGGCTGTGGAAAAGGAAACAATCCAGATAG
- a CDS encoding peptidase-like protein (similar to Myceliophthora thermophila ATCC 42464 XP_003665703.1), producing MKLFSAGFIASLLASAAATELLTPDKVEAKIQKDRLSNVLWNFNKIAKDNGGNRAFGLPGYKASMDFVLERLVKRFGNKLDTYVQPFTHLFDQTRKIEVKGPDGKDVFVVSLFYNPATPLPGGISGELVNVPYEEGRGSGCFEDQWKNIDAKGKIALMKRGGCTFADMTILAKAAGAKAIIFYNNTPGPKYNGATLQAQNVGKLIPSGLIPLEDGEAWSKRVVAGEKLSVTLIVDSITETRETWNIISETKAGDKNNVVMLGAHLDGVQAGPGVNDDGSGSAALLEIIEALIQHSGIKNTVRFGFWGAEESGLVGSLYYGSKLSEAEADKIRFYFNYDMIGSIYPEYTVYSNNDGHKVGAKLLFDYLSAQGKPAAYSKFGTSSDYVAFLNLGIPSSGLFTGASATTDPCYHRKCDDFTNINWDALTVNTKAAARAAATFALSLDGVPPRTKTTINPRSRRGVRRAFDIWADTAEAVEKTHNCGSGDNVY from the exons ATGAAGTTGTTCTCTGCTGGTTTTATTGCCAGTTTGCTGGCCTCAGCTGCCGCAACAGAGCTTCTCACCCCGGATAAAGTGGAAGCTAAGATTCAAAAGGATCG GTTATCCAATGTGTTGTGGAATTTCAACAAAATCGCCAAAGACAATGGCGGAAACAGGGCATTCGGCCTGCCTGGCTACAAGGCGTCCATGGACTTTGTCCTCGAAAGGCTAGTCAAGCGCTTTGGCAATAAGCTCGACACCTATGTCCAGCCGTTCACCCATCTCTTCGATCAAACGAGAAAGATTGAAGTCAAGGGCCCGGATGGAAAGGATGTATTTGTCGTCTCTCTCTTTTACAATCCTGCCACTCCCCTACCTGGAGGTATTTCCGGCGAGCTCGTCAATGTCCCCTATGAGGAAGGCCGTGGTTCCGGATGCTTTGAGGATCAATGGAAAAACATTGATGCCAAGGGAAAGATTGCACTAATGAAGCGAGGAGGCTGTACATTCGCCGACAtgaccatcttggcaaaAGCTGCCGGGGCGAAAGCCATAATCTTCTACAACAATACCCCCGGGCCGAAATACAACGGTGCTACACTGCAAGCCCAGAACGTCGGCAAGCTAATTCCCTCTGGGCTTATTCCTCTTGAAGACGGTGAAGCTTGGTCTAAGCGCGTTGTTGCAGGTGAGAAACTCAGTGTCACCCTGATAGTTGATTCCATCACCGAGACCCGCGAAACATGGAACATCATCTCGGAGACAAAGGCAGGCGACAAGAACAACGTAGTTATGTTGGGTGCCCATCTGGACGGCGTGCAAGCAGGCCCCGGAGTAAATGACGATGGCAGTGGTTCTGCTGCCTTGCTTGAGATTATTGAGGCACTGATTCAACATAGCGGGATCAAAAATACAGTGAGATTTGGATTTTGGGGCGCTGAAGAG AGTGGCTTGGTCGGATCATTGTACTATGGCTCCAAGCTTTCCGAGGCTGAAGCAGACAAGATCCGCTTCTACTTCAACTATGATATGATAGGATCCATCTATCCCGAGTACACCGTTTACAGCAACAATGATGGTCACAAAGTCGGTGCAAAGCTTTTGTTTGACTATTTGTCGGCTCAAGGCAAGCCGGCTGCTTATTC TAAATTCGGCACTTCATCCGACTACGTCGCTTTTCTTAACCTGGGAATTCCGTCGTCGGGACTCTTCACTGGCGCGTCCGCCACCACTGACCCGTGCTACCACCGCAAATGTGATGacttcaccaacatcaattgGGATGCTTTGACTGTCAATACCAAGGCTGCGGCGAGGGCGGCTGCCACATTCGCGCTCAGCTTGGATGGCGTTCCGCCCAGGACTAAGACTACCATTAACCCGAGAAGTAGACGGGGTGTGAGGAGGGCATTTGACATCTGGGCGGACACCGCTGAGGCGGTTGAAAAGACGCACAACTGCGGTTCAGGCGATAATGTGTATTAG
- a CDS encoding cystathionine beta-synthase (similar to Coccidioides immitis RS XP_001247186.1), producing MADGVPHVGRKPATVLSATELIGNSPLVRLNKVPQSLGVECEVYAKTELFNAGGSVKDRIALRMVEEAEKSGRIKPGDTLIEPTSGNTGIGLALVGAIKGYKTIITMPEKMSAEKVSVLRALGATIIRTPTQAAWDAPESHIGVARRLEKEIPNAHILDQYGNPDNPLAHEHGTAEEIWEQTGGKITAVVAGAGTGGTITGIARGLKKHSKDIKIIAADPQGSILALPESLNQEHINEPYKVEGIGYDFIPDVLEREIVDKWYKTDDDESFVLARRLIAEEGLLVGGSSGSAMAAMLKAVKDFGFKKGDVVVVVLPDSIRSYLSKFADDDWLAANGLLSAGSAEVALAKKATGGDAADPYAGATIASLRLKPVTSVADTASCSEAIETMRDKGFDQLPVLSASSKLVGLVTLGNLLSYISRGRATPQSPVKDVMFNFSRLDEIVTDPRQSASVAKSNDPKRKFVEITLDTPLSTLSKFFEWNSAAVVTERSAEKGSLSKPIAVVTKVDLLTWMVNKK from the exons ATGGCTGACGGAGTGCCCCACGTCGGGCGCAAGCCTGCCACTGTCCTTTCTGCCACCGAGCTGATTGGCAATTCGCCCCTCGTCCGACTCAACAAGGTGCCGCAGTCGCTGGGAGTCGAGTGCGAGGTCTACGCAAAGACAGAGCTGTTCAATGCGGGAGGCAGTGTCAAGGACAGAATCGCTTTGCGAATGGTTGAGGAGGCCGAGAAGAGCGGCAGGATAAAGCCTGGTGATACCTTGATTGAGCCCACCAGCGGCAACAC TGGTATCGGTCTTGCGCTTGTCGGCGCCATCAAGGGAtacaaaaccatcatcaccatgcccGAGAAAATGTCGGCCGAGAAGGTGTCCGTTCTGCGTGCCCTTGGCGCCACCATCATCCGTACGCCAACCCAGGCTGCCTGGGACGCACCCGAATCACACATTGGAGTCGCTCGCCGTTTGGAAAAGGAAATCCCCAACGCCCACATTCTCGATCAATACGGCAATCCTGACAACCCTCTTGCTCACGAGCACGGCACCGCTGAGGAGATTTGGGAGCAGACCGGTGGCAAGATTACGgccgttgttgctggtgcggGCACTGGTGGCACCATTACCGGTATTGCGCGCGGTTTGAAGAAGCACAGCAAGGATATCAAGATTATTGCTGCCGATCCCCAGGGCAGCATTCTTGCTCTGCCAGAGTCGCTCAACCAGGAACACATTAACGAGCCATACAAGGTTGAGGGCATTGGATACGACTTCATCCCCGACGTCTTGGAGCGCGAAATTGTCGACAAGTGGTACAAgacagatgatgacgagtcATTTGTTCTCGCTAGACGCCTGATTGCCGAAGAGGGCCTTCTCGTTGGTGGCTCTTCGGGATcggccatggctgccatgctCAAGGCCGTCAAGGATTTCGGCTTCAAGAAGggcgatgttgttgttgtcgttttGCCCGACAGCATCCGCAGCTACCTGTCCAAGTTTGCCGACGACGACTGGCTCGCTGCCAACGGTCTCCTGTCCGCTGGCAGCGCGGAAGTTGCTCtcgccaaaaaggcaacTGGCGGTGATGCTGCCGATCCCTATGCCGGCGCCACCATTGCCTCTCTCCGTCTCAAGCCCGTCACGTCGGTTGCCGACACTGCCTCCTGCTCCGAAGCCATTGAGACCATGCGCGACAAGGGCTTCGACCAGCTCCCCGTGCTGTCTGCCTCATCCAAGCTCGTCGGTCTCGTCACCCTCGGCAACTTGCTGTCGTACATTTCCCGCGGTCGTGCCACACCCCAGAGTCCCGTCAAGGACGTCATGTTCAACTTCAGCCGCCTCGACGAGATTGTCACCGACCCCCGACAGAGCGCTTCTGTCGCCAAGTCCAATGATCCCAAGAGAAAGTTTGTCGAAATTACCCTCGACACACCCCTGTCCACGCTCAGCAAGTTTTTTGAGTGGAACAGCGCGGCCGTTGTCACCGAACGCAGTGCCGAGAAGGGATCCTTGTCCAAGCCTATTGCGGTTGTGACAAAGGTTGACCTGTTGACTTGGATGGTGAATAAGAAATAG
- a CDS encoding ADP-ribosylation factor domain-containing protein: MATMTEIIEALLTPSIPVILLGLLVMIGGPILLHFILASSATYTIAPTVLLLGPENAGKTSLLTLLERGTKPADTHTTQRAQSVELNATTDANTKGSFRNHDDSSGTYTKFLLIDTPGHGKLRNVAMGKLESAEKVKAVVFMVDAAALGEQETLAPTAAYLYDVLLYLQKKASDKGKNKAAIPVLIAANKMDLFTALPANLVKSQLENELSRIRASRSKGLLDSGVGVDEIGSEEQDSWLGEYGSEKFSFQQMGEFDIDVEVVPGSVTTEEADVDKWWWWMAQRI; the protein is encoded by the coding sequence atggCAACCATGACAGAAATCATCGAGGCCCTCCTCACGCCCTCCATCcccgtcatcctcctcggcctGCTCGTCATGATCGGCGGCCCCATCCTCCTACACTTCATCCTCGCCTCATCAGCAACATACACCATCGCTCCGACCGTACTCCTCCTCGGCCCCGAAAACGCCGGCAAAACCTCTCTCCTCACGCTCCTCGAGCGCGGCACCAAACCCGCCGACACGCACACCACCCAGCGAGCACAGTCCGTCGAATTGAACGCCACCACCgacgccaacaccaaggGCTCCTTCAGAAACCACGACGACTCATCAGGCACCTACACCAAGTTTCTGCTCATCGACACCCCTGGACACGGCAAGCTGCGCAACGTGGCGATGGGGAAATTGGAGAGCGCGGAGAAAGTAAAAGCCGTGGTGTTCATGGTGGATGCTGCTGCGCTGGGGGAGCAGGAGACTCTTGCGCCTACCGCTGCGTACTTGTACGATGTGCTGCTGTATctgcagaagaaggccagTGACAAGGGGAAGAATAAGGCCGCTATTCCGGTCTTGATTGCCGCGAATAAGATGGATCTGTTTACCGCCCTGCCAGCCAACTTGGTTAAGAGCCAGTTGGAGAATGAGCTATCGAGGATTCGCGCATCCAGAAGCAAGGGCCTATTGGATTCGGGCGTCGGCGTCGACGAGATTGGATCGGAGGAGCAGGACTCGTGGCTGGGAGAGTATGGATCGGAAAAGTTTTCTTTCCAGCAGATGGGCGAGTTTGATATCGACGTAGAGGTTGTGCCGGGGAGTGTGACGACGGAAGAGGCAGACGTTGATaagtggtggtggtggatggcgCAGCGGATATAA
- a CDS encoding palmitoyltransferase akr1 (similar to Aspergillus terreus NIH2624 XP_001209564.1): MTSPAKPSSKSASAGAPPIQLKLASKSAVAAPKLNNEMEMGSLAADGQGGADGAAAAAVSPENDIMQLARIGDIAAMEKLFESGDFDATYSDDEGITPLHWAAINNQYAMCKFLIEHGAEINHKGGESVATPLQWAAQRCHYYTVNLLLQHGADPLITDAQGYNTLHISTFNGNVLLIVLLLHQGIPVDVLDSFGHTSLMWAAYKGFPSCVDVFLRWGASVHATDEQGFTALHWALVKGNPGCIQKLIEYGADRFAKTDSGKTPALTATELNTQPAWHRALRECGYDRDGNPVTPPWPGANYFLKDKRAFTSKFLFFWPWVMIWGVLMVLSYAPVFLGVPLAAGVVYCVHWCATQVLEYAPPDMRHFHKTPWMAGIFAGSLFLVGVNWVSTVLWSTIRGDSSHIILNLVFGVLFGLTTFFYSASMRYDPGFVPKLNGIAEQRAVIDELLASWKYDETNFCVTCMIRTPLRSKHCRRCQRCVAKHDHHCPWVYNCVGINNHRHFFLYLANLTFGILAYDWLVYYYFGAVSKNAPDTCNVFGASLCRLINSDAYTLFLAVWVSLQLIWVTMLVFTQLVQVSRAMTTFENMTGIHTREAATALTSTGTPLDPSLAAAAASTSPHGGHGHGHKTGMLKQWSRILGVDPFIETITGRGAATGNNRRKKKNPYSRGCVSNCKDFWCDPAPVFGQRENGTAVLGGGKVDYTAMYESPTLMRLTGMRTRGGYESVETEEV, from the exons ATGACGAGTCCTGCCAAACCAAGCAGCAAGTCCGCGAGTGCCGGTGCGCCCCCGATCCAGCTCAAGCTTGCCTCCAAGTCTGCCGTTGCCGCccccaagctcaacaacgagatggagatgggcaGCCTTGCCGCTGATGGTCAGGGTGGTGCTGAcggtgctgctgctgccgccgtcaGCCCGGAGAATGATATCATGCAGCTTGCGCGGATAGGCGACATTGCAGCCATGGAGAAGTTGTTTGAGTCGGGCGACTTCGATGCCACGTATAGCGACGACGAGGGCATCACGCCTCTTCAC TGGGcggccatcaacaaccagtATGCCATGTGCAAGTTCCTCATCGAACACGGCGCCGAAATCAACCACAAGGGCGGCGAGTCTGTCGCCACGCCTCTCCAATGGGCAGCTCAACGATGTCATTACTATACCGTCAATCTactccttcaacatggcgCCGACCCTCTCATCACCGACGCCCAGGGCTACAACACACTTCACATTTCCACTTTTAACGGAAACGTCTTGTTGATTGTGCTGCTTCTGCACCAAGGAATCCCCGTCGACGTTCTCGATAGCTTTGGGCACACTTCGCTCATGTGGGCAGCCTACAAAGGCTTCCCTTCGTGCGTCGATGTCTTCCTGCGCTGGGGTGCGAGCGTCCACGCAACCGACGAGCAAGGATTCACGGCCCTGCATTGGGCTCTGGTCAAGGGCAACCCGGGATGTATCCAGAAACTTATCGAGTACGGAGCCGACCGGTTCGCAAAGACTGACAGCGGCAAGACGCCTGCCTTGACGGCTACCGAACTGAATACACAACCTGCATGGCATCGAGCCTTGAGGGAATGCGGTTACGACCGAGATGGCAACCCGGTGACTCCTCCTTGGCCCGGCGCCAACTACTTTCTGAAAGACAAGAGGGCATTCACATCCaagtttctcttcttttggccGTGGGTCATGATTTGGGGTGTGTTGATGGTCCTTTCTTATGCGCCGGTATTTTTGGGTGTGCCGTTGGCCGCCGGTGTTGTATATTGTGTGCATTGGTGCGCTACACAAGTCTTGGAGTACGCTCCTCCTGATATGCGGCACTTTCACAAGACT CCCTGGATGGCTGGCATCTTTGCTGGTTCCCTCTTTCTTGTCGGGGTCAACTGGGTCAGCACTGTTCTGTGGAGCACCATTCGAGGCGACAGCTCGCACATCATTTTGAATCTTGTCTTTGGCGTGCTTTTCGGTTTGACGACGTTCTTCTACTCAGCGAGCATGCGATACGATCCTGGATTTGTGCCAAAATTAAATGGCATTGCGGAGCAGAGAGCCGTCATTGATGAGCTCTTGGCTAGCTGGAAATACGACGAGACTAATTTCTGTGTTACTTGCATGATTCGTACGCCGCTTCGAAGCAAACACTGCAGACGCTGCCAGCGCTGTGTTGCAAAGCATGATCA CCACTGCCCTTGGGTCTACAACTGtgttggcatcaacaaccataGACACTTTTTCTTGTATCTTGCGAATCTTACTTTTGGTATTCTTGCCTACGACTGGTTGGTGTATTATT ACTTTGGTGCCGTCTCTAAGAATGCACCCGACACGTGCAACGTGTTTGGGGCTAGCCTCTGCAGACTCATCAATTCAGACGCATACACCTTGTTTCTGGCCGTCTGGGTCAGTCTTCAGCTCATCTGGGTGACTATGCTCGTCTTCACCCAACTCGTCCAGGTCTCCCGGGCCATGACCACATTCGAAAACATGACGGGCATTCACACCCGGGAAGCCGCCACGGCACTCACATCAACAGGAACACCACTTGATCCCTCCCTCgcggcagctgcagcatccaCCTCGCCCCACGGCGGCcacggacatggacacaaGACCGGCATGCTCAAGCAATGGAGCCGCATTCTCGGAGTCGACCCTTTCATCGAGACCATTACCGGCCGTGGTGCGGCTACTGGTAACAACAgacgcaagaagaagaaccCCTATAGCCGAGGCTGCGTCTCCAACTGCAAGGACTTTTGGTGCGATCCCGCCCCCGTCTTTGGTCAACGGGAAAACGGCACGGCCgtccttggtggtggcaaggtGGACTACACTGCCATGTATGAGAGCCCGACATTAATGCGTCTGACGGGTATGAGAACACGCGGTGGATATGAATCCGTAGAAACGGAGGAAGTGTAG
- a CDS encoding aspartic protease precursor (similar to Metarhizium acridum CQMa 102 XP_007815244.1) — translation MALKLLFLAAAHLVHADSSHALFYRNVNAETARGIASLKGYDALGDNSPVFNEQGFWFSHFTVGARPDLQILIDTGSSDAILNPGVYKPSPGSVNANRPFRISYSTTNPDGSGTLTASGNVYQDVITQLSANLTVKRQTLGDIKNPTSPPTFPHDGLIGYAGQDGSALRGSPFIQSLCDQGTLSSCRFGLALKTDKTGSIYYGTVPTDTFSGPLTNVEIQGQWTVEGDITVNGKTVQSGENIMTDSGTTVIFGPTSQVTNLFKKAGIQAVRTQNGITGYYKCSAPPVIGLSLGGKNFNILPEALAFAKNGDNCTASVHGSNAFGGAWLVGQAFFQGRYIDHNVGEGTMGFADLK, via the exons ATGGCTCTTAAACTTCTcttcttggcggcggcgcaCCTCGTGCATGCAGACTCCTCTCATGCACTCTTTTACAGAAATGTCAATGCGGAAACAGCTCGTGGAATAGCTTCTCTAAAGGGTTATGACGCGCTCGGTGATAATAGCCCCGTTTTTAACGAGCAG GGCTTCTGGTTCTCCCACTTCACCGTCGGAGCGAGACCCGACCTCCAAATCTTGATTGACACTGGCTCCTCAGATGCCATTCTTAACCCGGGCGTGTACAAGCCTTCCCCGGGCTCAGTTAATGCGAATAGACCGTTTCGTATCTCCTACTCAACCACCAATCCTGACGGATCGGGAACTCTAACT GCATCCGGCAACGTCTACCAAGATGTAATCACCCAACTCTCCGCCAATCTCACCGTCAAGCGACAAACGCTCGGTGACATCAAAAACCCAACCTCGCCACCAACCTTCCCGCATGACGGCCTCATCGGATACGCAGGCCAGGACGGCAGCGCTCTCCGCGGATCACCCTTCATCCAGTCCCTCTGCGACCAGGGCACCCTCTCCTCATGCCGCTTCGGCCTAGCCCTCAAGACCGATAAAACTGGCTCTATATACTACGGCACCGTCCCAACAGACACATTTTCCGGACCGCTGACCAACGTCGAAATCCAGGGACAGTGGACAGTAGAAGGCGACATCACTGTAAATGGCAAGACAGTCCAGTCAGGCGAAAACATCATGACCGATTCAGGAACGACCGTTATCTTTGGTCCAACCAGTCAAGTTACAAACTTGTTCAAAAAGGCTGGTATTCAGGCGGTGCGCACGCAGAACGGCATAACGGGGTATTATAAGTGCAGTGCCCCGCCGGTGATTGGACTTTCGCTCGGGGGAAAGAACTTTAACATTCTGCCTGAAGCGTTGGCGTTTGCTAAGAATGGCGATAACTGTACGGCGAGTGTGCATGGGTCGAATGCGTTTGGGGGTGCTTGGCTGGTTGGGCAGGCGTTTTTTCAGGGGCGGTATATTGATCATAATGTGGGGGAGGGGACGATGGGGTTTGCGGATTTGAAGTAG